From Halobacillus sp. Marseille-Q1614, the proteins below share one genomic window:
- the ectB gene encoding diaminobutyrate--2-oxoglutarate transaminase — protein MNNDLSVFDQLESEVRSYCRSFPTIFTKAQGYKMWDVEGKEYLDFFSGAGALNYGHNDPNMKKKLIDYISNDGITHSLDMASTAKKDFLTKLNEVILKPRDLEYKVMFPGPTGTNTVESALKLARKVTGRTEVISFTNGFHGMTIGALSVTGNSFKRKGAGIPLHNTVTMPYDNYMDEGSDSLDYLERYLEDGGSGVEIPAAVILETVQGEGGLNTASFEWLKKLESICKRWDIFLIIDDVQAGVGRTGTFFSFEPAGIKPDVVCLSKSIGGYGLPFAITLIKPEHDVWAPGEHNGTFRGNNMAFVTATEALNYWDDPAFEQSIQDKAKKITDFLEGLVEKYPEMKGYRKGRGIMQGISSSVEGFSEKVAARAFEQGLIMETAGADDEVFKLFPPINIDDEALEEGFKIIEESVRSVAKENDLVTS, from the coding sequence AAAATGTGGGACGTAGAAGGAAAAGAATATCTCGACTTCTTTAGTGGAGCCGGGGCACTTAACTACGGCCACAACGATCCGAATATGAAAAAGAAACTGATTGATTATATTTCTAATGATGGAATTACTCACAGTCTTGACATGGCATCTACTGCTAAAAAAGACTTCTTAACTAAATTGAACGAAGTAATCTTAAAACCACGAGATTTAGAATATAAAGTAATGTTCCCTGGACCAACAGGTACGAACACTGTGGAAAGCGCTCTAAAACTGGCGCGTAAAGTAACAGGCCGCACAGAAGTGATTAGCTTCACTAACGGCTTCCACGGAATGACGATTGGAGCGCTTTCCGTTACAGGTAACTCCTTTAAGCGTAAAGGAGCTGGAATTCCGCTCCATAATACGGTAACGATGCCATATGACAACTATATGGATGAAGGTTCTGATTCACTTGATTACCTGGAACGTTATCTTGAAGATGGAGGAAGCGGTGTAGAAATCCCTGCTGCCGTTATTTTAGAAACCGTTCAAGGTGAAGGCGGACTGAATACGGCAAGCTTTGAATGGCTGAAGAAGCTTGAAAGCATCTGTAAGCGCTGGGACATCTTCCTGATCATTGATGATGTGCAGGCTGGAGTCGGACGTACAGGTACATTCTTCAGCTTTGAACCTGCGGGAATTAAGCCTGACGTTGTCTGCCTGTCTAAATCAATCGGCGGTTATGGTCTTCCATTTGCGATTACACTTATTAAACCTGAGCATGATGTATGGGCTCCAGGAGAGCATAATGGAACATTCCGTGGAAATAATATGGCTTTTGTAACAGCTACAGAAGCTCTCAACTACTGGGATGACCCAGCCTTCGAACAAAGCATTCAGGATAAAGCTAAGAAGATCACTGATTTCCTTGAAGGACTTGTGGAGAAATATCCTGAAATGAAAGGATACCGTAAAGGCCGGGGCATAATGCAGGGGATCTCTTCTAGTGTAGAAGGCTTCTCTGAAAAAGTGGCTGCCCGTGCCTTTGAACAAGGACTAATCATGGAAACAGCCGGGGCTGACGATGAAGTATTTAAACTCTTCCCGCCGATTAACATTGACGATGAGGCACTGGAAGAAGGCTTCAAGATTATTGAAGAATCCGTTCGATCTGTCGCTAAAGAAAACGACCTAGTCACTTCCTAA
- a CDS encoding ectoine synthase: protein MKVVKLEDVIGTENEVKGDNWTSRRLLLKKDGMGYSVHDTTIKAGTETHIWYQNHLEAVYCIEGDGEVETLKDGKIWPIKANEIYALDEYDEHLLRANTDMRMVCVFNPPITGQETHDENGVYPLIEDDK, encoded by the coding sequence ATGAAAGTAGTTAAACTAGAAGATGTAATCGGTACAGAAAATGAAGTAAAAGGTGATAACTGGACGTCCCGCCGTCTGCTTCTTAAGAAAGATGGCATGGGGTATTCCGTACACGATACAACCATTAAAGCAGGAACTGAAACTCACATCTGGTATCAAAACCACCTGGAAGCTGTATACTGCATCGAAGGTGACGGTGAAGTAGAAACATTGAAAGACGGTAAAATATGGCCGATCAAAGCCAATGAAATTTACGCACTGGATGAGTATGACGAGCATCTGCTTCGTGCTAACACAGATATGCGCATGGTTTGTGTGTTCAACCCGCCAATCACTGGTCAGGAAACACACGATGAAAACGGCGTATATCCACTGATTGAAGATGACAAATAA
- a CDS encoding VOC family protein, protein MTNQLRKGVICVFQVGSIFIPVTNLEKSKPWYEENLGLILVDDWSGGAGYVFPSGTTGIALIEVNSYQPSEFVVTEENKNVYFNLTVDDISRAHQSFKRNKAETTEIKDGDTMTSFDVYDPDGNAISIICEKPDSLFHKNHIKNLQEIKF, encoded by the coding sequence ATGACGAATCAATTAAGAAAAGGAGTGATTTGCGTGTTTCAAGTAGGAAGTATTTTCATTCCCGTGACTAATTTAGAGAAGTCAAAACCTTGGTACGAAGAAAACTTAGGTCTTATTCTTGTGGACGATTGGAGCGGCGGAGCTGGTTACGTTTTTCCTTCAGGTACAACAGGCATTGCTTTAATCGAAGTCAATAGTTATCAGCCTTCTGAATTTGTAGTAACAGAAGAAAATAAAAATGTGTACTTTAATTTAACGGTAGACGATATCTCACGGGCCCATCAAAGTTTTAAGCGTAACAAAGCAGAGACTACAGAAATTAAAGATGGAGACACGATGACAAGTTTCGATGTTTACGATCCAGATGGAAACGCTATAAGCATTATCTGTGAAAAGCCCGATTCACTATTTCATAAAAACCATATTAAGAATCTGCAGGAAATTAAATTCTAA
- a CDS encoding putative holin-like toxin translates to MMNVFEALSLMINFSMLVIVVLKFHDRDEE, encoded by the coding sequence ATGATGAATGTGTTTGAGGCTTTGTCACTTATGATTAACTTTAGTATGCTGGTGATCGTTGTTTTGAAATTCCATGATCGTGATGAAGAATAA
- a CDS encoding YpzI family protein — protein MGRDRQEKKLRESGRVESDRDQSLEYPGATKLEGPEEARKRNQ, from the coding sequence ATGGGAAGAGACCGACAAGAGAAAAAGCTAAGAGAATCTGGAAGGGTTGAATCTGATCGTGATCAGAGTCTGGAATATCCAGGAGCTACCAAGCTTGAGGGGCCGGAGGAGGCTCGAAAAAGAAACCAGTAA
- a CDS encoding putative holin-like toxin: protein MSPFEAISVMLSFGMLIAVLIHNKQ, encoded by the coding sequence GTGAGTCCGTTTGAAGCAATAAGCGTAATGTTAAGCTTTGGGATGCTGATAGCGGTTTTAATTCACAATAAACAATAG
- a CDS encoding VOC family protein, with protein sequence MEEKLIRVGTTYLPVRDVEESVDWYVRNLGAALSYQDKQKAIINLADQSFFLVKSQQGQTANFHDENGDIQASLTFEVDGVEALTELHSELIEKGIKTGEIEDRGHPGRNFIFNDVNGNMFDVWSELSQHFRKK encoded by the coding sequence ATGGAGGAAAAATTAATACGAGTAGGCACCACTTATCTTCCTGTGAGAGATGTGGAGGAGTCTGTCGATTGGTATGTAAGGAATTTAGGGGCAGCGCTCAGCTATCAGGATAAACAGAAAGCAATTATTAATTTGGCGGATCAGAGCTTCTTTCTCGTTAAATCTCAACAAGGTCAAACAGCTAATTTTCATGATGAAAATGGAGACATCCAAGCTTCCTTAACTTTTGAAGTAGATGGCGTGGAGGCCCTCACTGAGTTACATAGTGAATTAATAGAAAAAGGCATTAAAACGGGTGAAATTGAGGATAGAGGACATCCGGGCAGAAATTTCATTTTTAATGACGTAAACGGCAATATGTTTGATGTATGGAGTGAGCTAAGTCAGCATTTTAGGAAAAAATAA
- a CDS encoding NAD(P)/FAD-dependent oxidoreductase, with amino-acid sequence MTYDCIIVGGGIAGLQASILFGRYKRSVLVIDSSDGRSNRCRKYNNILGFDNGVSGKQLRETGRKQAESYGIHFLEGKVTHVHKDTKQFTVHTQRGESFSAKTMLLSTGVKDNIPPFPGLEPCLGLSVYICPDCDGYEIKDKKTIVMGSGDKGASMALALLYWSSDILLINHDGRRISRKLRKKLKLADVKVEKKKVRQIIQEKGIFQGVELTDGQRIEGEKGFAAFGGNAVHSELAKSLGAKSLKNNHLVVDPHTKMTTVNNLWAAGDVVAHSELVSVAMGEGAQAAIFIHKQLFHL; translated from the coding sequence ATGACATATGATTGCATAATTGTTGGCGGTGGAATCGCGGGTCTGCAAGCTTCTATTTTATTTGGTCGATACAAGAGGTCTGTGCTTGTAATAGACTCCAGTGACGGTCGCTCTAATCGATGCAGAAAATATAACAACATCCTTGGTTTTGATAATGGAGTAAGCGGCAAACAATTAAGAGAGACAGGACGTAAGCAGGCGGAAAGCTATGGTATCCATTTCCTAGAAGGAAAAGTAACACACGTACATAAAGATACAAAACAATTTACCGTGCACACGCAGCGGGGAGAAAGTTTTTCAGCAAAGACAATGCTTCTATCCACAGGAGTTAAGGACAACATTCCTCCATTTCCAGGGCTTGAACCTTGTTTAGGGCTTTCTGTATATATTTGCCCTGATTGTGATGGATATGAAATTAAAGATAAGAAAACGATCGTAATGGGGTCCGGAGATAAGGGGGCTTCTATGGCATTGGCCCTGCTTTATTGGAGTTCGGATATTCTTCTTATAAACCACGACGGCAGAAGGATTTCCAGAAAGCTGAGAAAGAAATTAAAGCTGGCTGATGTAAAAGTAGAAAAGAAAAAGGTCAGGCAGATTATCCAGGAAAAAGGAATTTTTCAAGGAGTAGAGCTGACGGATGGACAAAGGATTGAAGGAGAAAAGGGGTTTGCGGCCTTTGGCGGAAATGCTGTTCATTCAGAGTTGGCCAAATCACTTGGCGCGAAGTCTTTAAAGAACAACCATTTAGTGGTCGATCCGCATACGAAAATGACTACGGTCAATAACCTGTGGGCCGCAGGAGATGTAGTTGCTCATTCGGAACTTGTCAGTGTGGCGATGGGTGAAGGAGCCCAGGCAGCTATTTTTATCCATAAACAGCTTTTTCATTTATAA
- a CDS encoding effector binding domain-containing protein, whose amino-acid sequence MTMVESLQKAINYMENNLTENISMENIAKEANMSLYHFQRTFSVLTDISAGDYLRRRRLTLAAQELSRTHHKVIDIAYKYGYETPESFSKAFRKQHGVSPKEARTFSGKLTSYNRLIIQVNLKGAEPMQYRIIEKEGFHIVGVKEKFSLENGENEEGITKMWKRANSDGTSENIIKFSNHMINGWLGVCVGEPEGKHMDYWIAVTSDEEVPEGFQTREIPAAKWAVFGVHGAMPHAIQSAWKQIFSEWFPSSGYEHAPSPELEVYGEGDPYSEDYYSEIWIPVK is encoded by the coding sequence ATGACTATGGTCGAATCATTGCAAAAAGCAATCAATTATATGGAAAATAACCTCACCGAAAACATCTCCATGGAGAACATTGCCAAAGAGGCAAATATGTCGCTTTATCATTTTCAGCGGACGTTTTCTGTATTAACAGACATTTCCGCAGGGGATTACTTAAGGCGCAGGCGGTTAACTTTAGCCGCTCAGGAGCTCTCAAGGACCCATCACAAAGTAATTGATATCGCCTATAAGTATGGCTATGAAACTCCTGAATCATTTTCCAAAGCTTTTCGAAAACAGCACGGCGTTTCTCCAAAAGAAGCCCGCACTTTTTCCGGAAAGCTCACTTCTTATAACCGCCTGATCATTCAGGTGAACTTGAAAGGAGCAGAACCTATGCAGTATCGGATTATTGAGAAAGAAGGGTTCCATATTGTCGGAGTAAAAGAAAAGTTTTCCTTAGAGAATGGGGAGAATGAAGAGGGTATAACTAAAATGTGGAAGAGGGCAAACTCTGATGGTACAAGTGAGAACATTATCAAATTCAGCAATCATATGATCAATGGATGGCTCGGGGTTTGTGTGGGCGAACCTGAAGGCAAACATATGGACTACTGGATTGCCGTTACATCAGATGAAGAAGTTCCCGAAGGTTTTCAGACAAGAGAAATACCAGCAGCCAAATGGGCGGTTTTTGGAGTTCATGGTGCCATGCCGCACGCTATCCAAAGCGCGTGGAAGCAAATTTTCTCGGAATGGTTCCCATCAAGCGGATACGAGCATGCCCCATCACCTGAGCTGGAAGTTTATGGTGAAGGAGATCCATACAGCGAAGATTATTATTCAGAAATATGGATTCCGGTGAAATAG
- a CDS encoding FusB/FusC family EF-G-binding protein, with amino-acid sequence MEPFIRNDQFNFIKDQINHLINAHTTVNDTGVISAMKSLTAEKVGEVFEELSEQQSDMLNKSRDIEDQADAVLFLSQLRAFVIPFPKINEQKLNKLFPKVKKFKAPSFQDIDRRDLSYIGWNDYGAGRKFLVTHVDGKWHGLEGSFTRAQQKNICTICNGHEKVGLFTAKVKESGDYMLKRGNYICQDSLVCNRNLMKLEELHRFVQQMKEASS; translated from the coding sequence ATGGAACCCTTTATCAGAAACGACCAATTTAATTTTATTAAAGATCAGATCAATCATCTTATAAATGCGCACACCACCGTTAACGACACAGGTGTGATCAGCGCTATGAAATCTTTGACAGCAGAAAAAGTCGGAGAAGTTTTTGAAGAGCTTTCAGAGCAGCAGTCCGACATGTTAAATAAAAGCAGGGACATTGAAGACCAGGCTGATGCCGTCCTCTTTTTATCACAGCTTCGCGCCTTTGTTATTCCTTTTCCTAAGATTAATGAACAGAAACTGAACAAGCTGTTTCCGAAAGTGAAAAAATTTAAAGCTCCTTCATTTCAAGATATAGATCGAAGAGACCTAAGCTACATCGGATGGAACGATTACGGAGCTGGCCGTAAATTTTTAGTCACTCATGTAGATGGAAAGTGGCACGGCTTGGAGGGAAGTTTTACAAGAGCCCAGCAAAAAAATATCTGTACAATTTGCAATGGACATGAAAAGGTCGGCCTGTTTACAGCTAAGGTAAAAGAATCAGGTGATTATATGCTCAAGAGAGGAAACTATATTTGTCAGGACAGTTTGGTCTGCAATCGAAACTTAATGAAGCTGGAGGAATTGCATCGATTTGTTCAGCAGATGAAGGAAGCGTCTTCTTAA
- a CDS encoding DNA-3-methyladenine glycosylase codes for MSILPKDFYEQPTLELARALLGCELVKETEEGPASGFIVETEAYMGPEDQAAHSFNNLRTKRTEVMFGPAGNAYTYVMHTHCLVNVVSGPVGKPEAVLIRAVEPVKGIDLMYERRGDKKEKDLTNGPGKLTKALGISQEDYGHALNVPPLYIKNGYQPHEISQGKRIGIDNSGEARDYPWRFSVAGNKFVSR; via the coding sequence ATGAGTATTTTGCCTAAAGATTTTTACGAGCAGCCGACGCTGGAGCTGGCCCGGGCTTTATTGGGGTGTGAACTTGTTAAAGAAACAGAGGAAGGTCCAGCTTCCGGTTTTATCGTTGAAACTGAAGCCTATATGGGTCCAGAAGATCAAGCGGCTCACAGCTTTAACAATCTTAGAACGAAGCGGACGGAAGTCATGTTTGGGCCAGCCGGAAATGCCTATACGTATGTTATGCACACTCATTGCTTAGTCAATGTGGTTAGCGGTCCTGTTGGTAAACCGGAGGCTGTTCTTATTCGAGCGGTTGAACCGGTGAAAGGCATTGATTTAATGTATGAAAGAAGAGGAGATAAAAAGGAGAAGGATTTAACGAACGGGCCGGGCAAACTGACAAAAGCTCTTGGCATCTCCCAGGAAGACTACGGCCATGCGTTAAATGTTCCTCCTCTTTATATAAAAAACGGATATCAGCCTCACGAAATCTCCCAAGGCAAGCGGATCGGGATCGACAATTCTGGTGAGGCCCGTGATTACCCTTGGAGGTTCTCGGTCGCAGGAAATAAGTTTGTTTCAAGATAA
- a CDS encoding nitronate monooxygenase family protein, with the protein MWKNSVFTSMAGIDYPIVQAGMAGGVTTPELVAAVSSAGGLGTLGAGYMNAESMEKSIQKIKSLTSATFGVNLFIPEYPEIDQEELQKASKKLNSYREELGIERSELPSNTTSSFKSQLELVLKYRVPVCSFTFGVPDKEVVQELKREDILVIGTATTVQEAVVNEENGVDVIVAQGSEAGGHRGSFLSAFDKAMIGTISLVPQVVDEVNVPVIAAGGIMDGRGLLAACALGAQGVQMGTAFVTSLESGAKEPHKQAILHTTEEKTVITSAFSGKPARGIENQFIRNMKSYEGDLPAYPLQNSLTKDIRKEAANQNKPEYMSLWSGQSPRLSQQLSASAIVEKAVAEAEQLMKRLS; encoded by the coding sequence ATGTGGAAAAATAGTGTGTTTACCAGTATGGCTGGTATTGATTATCCGATCGTCCAAGCAGGTATGGCAGGCGGTGTAACGACTCCGGAATTAGTAGCAGCCGTTTCTTCAGCCGGAGGGCTCGGTACTTTAGGAGCCGGATATATGAATGCGGAATCGATGGAGAAGAGCATCCAGAAGATTAAAAGCTTAACTTCCGCAACGTTTGGGGTGAATTTATTTATCCCTGAGTATCCGGAAATAGATCAAGAGGAATTGCAGAAAGCTTCCAAAAAGCTTAACTCTTATCGTGAAGAATTAGGAATAGAAAGAAGTGAACTGCCTTCCAATACCACTTCCTCGTTTAAAAGTCAGCTGGAGCTTGTATTAAAATACCGTGTGCCGGTTTGCAGCTTTACTTTTGGTGTGCCTGATAAAGAGGTAGTGCAGGAATTAAAAAGAGAAGACATATTAGTGATAGGAACAGCGACCACCGTACAGGAAGCTGTAGTTAATGAAGAAAACGGAGTTGACGTCATCGTAGCCCAGGGAAGTGAAGCTGGCGGACACCGCGGTTCCTTTTTAAGTGCTTTTGATAAAGCGATGATTGGAACCATTTCCTTAGTTCCCCAGGTTGTTGATGAAGTCAATGTTCCGGTTATAGCCGCAGGCGGAATTATGGATGGCAGAGGACTGCTGGCAGCATGCGCATTAGGAGCCCAGGGCGTTCAAATGGGGACTGCTTTTGTAACAAGCCTTGAAAGCGGAGCAAAAGAACCTCATAAACAGGCGATCTTACATACAACAGAAGAGAAGACGGTGATCACTTCAGCCTTTAGCGGAAAGCCCGCTAGAGGAATTGAAAATCAGTTTATCCGTAATATGAAATCATATGAAGGTGACCTGCCTGCTTATCCACTTCAGAATTCATTAACGAAAGACATCCGAAAAGAAGCAGCGAATCAAAACAAGCCCGAATATATGTCGTTATGGTCGGGACAAAGTCCGCGTTTAAGCCAGCAGCTTTCAGCATCCGCTATAGTAGAAAAGGCTGTGGCTGAGGCGGAGCAGTTAATGAAACGATTATCTTGA
- a CDS encoding VOC family protein, with product MYEGIHHVSLLVTDIERAKHFYGEKLGFQESDDRPDFGFPGAWYQIGNTQLHLIVYEEGKTLRGTTAIESRDGHFAIRAADIHKLIERLEEQEIKFVNKPDNKTEWHQVFVTDPDGNVIEFNQ from the coding sequence ATGTATGAAGGGATTCACCATGTATCTTTGCTGGTCACTGATATTGAACGAGCGAAACACTTTTATGGAGAGAAATTAGGTTTTCAGGAAAGCGACGACCGACCGGACTTTGGTTTTCCTGGCGCATGGTATCAGATAGGAAACACGCAATTGCACCTTATCGTGTATGAAGAAGGAAAAACATTAAGAGGGACGACCGCTATCGAAAGCCGTGACGGTCATTTTGCCATTCGGGCGGCCGATATTCATAAATTGATTGAAAGACTTGAGGAGCAGGAGATTAAGTTTGTGAATAAGCCGGACAATAAAACAGAGTGGCACCAGGTTTTTGTCACTGATCCAGACGGCAATGTTATTGAGTTTAACCAATAA
- a CDS encoding dicarboxylate/amino acid:cation symporter, which produces MKKLAKKYIETSLIKKITFALIIGILTGLLLGENAAVLSPLGDLLLRLLQFIILPLILFTLIIGVNQTNLQSLGRMGGKVFIYYLATSAIAIVVGITTASIFNPGTGTSLTGNESFETPENPGVVQVLLNIVPNNIVTAFSELNLLGIIFTALAFGVGIAYLRASSEQKDLGDRLYRLIDALNEATLTVMKGILQYVPIGIFAIIADVVGSQGADTLFSLGNFIIVLYVALLVQLGLYIIALLLAKVRPDSFFKEARTPLTTAFVTQSSSGTLPLTLNAARNLGLNKSLYGFSLPLGATINMDGAAIRIAVSAVFAANVINEPLSFAAIVQIVIIGTLASVGTAGVPGAGIIMIATVFAQIGLPMEAVALLTAVDVLVGMGCTALNVTGDLVGTSIINKTEKNTSS; this is translated from the coding sequence ATGAAAAAGTTAGCAAAAAAATATATAGAAACATCCCTTATTAAGAAAATCACTTTCGCTCTAATTATTGGTATTCTCACTGGGCTTCTATTAGGGGAAAACGCGGCAGTGTTATCACCTTTAGGTGACTTGCTGCTTCGTCTTCTGCAGTTCATCATTTTACCTTTAATCCTTTTCACATTAATTATTGGTGTGAATCAGACTAATCTTCAAAGTCTGGGACGGATGGGCGGAAAAGTATTTATCTATTATTTAGCGACTTCTGCCATTGCCATTGTTGTCGGGATAACAACAGCCAGCATTTTTAATCCGGGCACTGGAACGAGCCTGACGGGAAATGAAAGTTTTGAAACACCTGAAAATCCAGGAGTTGTGCAAGTTTTACTAAATATTGTTCCTAATAATATCGTTACAGCATTTTCTGAATTAAATCTACTCGGTATTATCTTTACAGCCTTGGCGTTTGGTGTCGGTATCGCTTACTTGAGAGCATCTTCCGAACAAAAGGACTTGGGAGACCGTCTGTATCGATTAATCGATGCTTTAAATGAAGCGACTTTAACGGTAATGAAGGGAATTCTTCAATATGTACCGATTGGAATTTTTGCAATTATTGCAGATGTAGTCGGCAGTCAGGGGGCTGACACTCTATTTTCACTCGGTAATTTTATCATCGTTTTATATGTAGCTCTACTCGTGCAGCTCGGCTTATACATTATAGCCCTGCTGCTGGCAAAGGTCCGCCCTGACTCTTTCTTTAAGGAAGCAAGAACACCATTAACGACGGCATTTGTGACACAAAGCAGTTCAGGCACCCTGCCTCTTACATTAAACGCTGCACGTAACTTAGGCTTAAATAAAAGCTTATACGGCTTCAGCCTTCCATTAGGTGCGACGATAAATATGGACGGGGCAGCTATAAGAATTGCTGTATCTGCTGTGTTTGCGGCTAACGTAATTAACGAGCCATTATCATTTGCCGCTATCGTCCAAATTGTAATTATAGGCACCCTTGCTTCTGTAGGAACGGCTGGAGTGCCCGGCGCAGGTATAATTATGATCGCTACTGTTTTTGCGCAAATCGGCCTGCCTATGGAAGCTGTTGCCTTATTAACAGCAGTTGATGTTCTTGTAGGGATGGGATGTACGGCACTTAATGTAACAGGGGACCTGGTAGGTACTTCCATTATAAACAAGACAGAAAAGAATACTTCATCTTAA
- a CDS encoding AbgT family transporter, giving the protein MEKKRRGLFQRFLDGVEFLGNKLPHPVTLFAILALAVILISAIVSATGVSVEHPGEDGGTVEVKNLLSAEGIQYIFESMVDNFIGFAPLGVVLATMLGIGIAERTGLISACLRGFVLSVPRSLVTLGLVFAGIMSSIASDAGYVVLPPLGAVIFAALGRHPLAGLAAAFAGVSAGFSANLFLSATDPMLGELTIDAAAVVDPAYAEGMNVAMNYYFIAASVFLLTIVGALVTEKIVEPRLGKYKGDYTEDLNGLEPIEKKGLIWAGVSLLAASAAFSLLILPPDAIMRGEGGKIVQSPFMSSLVPIIAILFFIPGLVYGKVTKTIRNDKDVADQLSDTMASMGMFIVLAFTAGQFVAYFTESNMGIVLGVLGAQFLESINLSGIPLIIGFMLVAGFINLFIGSASAKWAMMAPVFVPIMMQLGYSPELTQMAYRIADSSTNIITPLMTYFAIIIAFAQKYDKKMGIGTMISVMFPYSILFFVTWSLFLIVWMLLGIDLGPGSPITY; this is encoded by the coding sequence ATGGAAAAAAAGCGTCGCGGACTGTTCCAGCGTTTTCTTGACGGGGTTGAATTTCTAGGAAATAAGCTTCCCCACCCTGTTACGCTATTTGCTATATTAGCATTGGCTGTTATATTAATTTCCGCTATTGTATCTGCCACTGGGGTTAGCGTTGAACACCCGGGAGAAGATGGCGGAACGGTAGAGGTTAAAAACCTATTAAGTGCTGAAGGCATTCAGTATATTTTTGAAAGCATGGTCGACAACTTTATTGGCTTTGCGCCTTTAGGTGTTGTTCTGGCAACTATGTTAGGGATTGGTATTGCTGAGCGAACCGGTTTAATCAGTGCGTGCCTAAGAGGTTTTGTATTATCCGTGCCAAGAAGTCTGGTTACTCTTGGTTTAGTATTTGCTGGTATTATGTCCAGTATTGCATCAGATGCGGGTTATGTTGTTCTTCCACCGCTTGGTGCAGTAATCTTTGCGGCTCTTGGAAGACATCCGCTGGCTGGTTTGGCCGCTGCTTTTGCCGGAGTATCTGCCGGGTTTAGTGCTAACCTTTTCCTATCGGCTACTGACCCAATGCTTGGAGAATTAACGATTGATGCAGCAGCTGTTGTAGACCCTGCGTACGCAGAAGGCATGAACGTTGCGATGAACTATTATTTCATTGCCGCTTCTGTATTTCTGCTGACCATCGTAGGAGCTTTGGTTACTGAAAAAATCGTTGAACCTCGTCTGGGTAAATACAAAGGTGACTACACAGAAGATCTTAATGGACTGGAACCAATTGAGAAAAAAGGATTGATATGGGCAGGTGTTTCACTGCTTGCTGCCTCAGCTGCATTTTCACTACTTATCCTTCCTCCTGATGCGATCATGCGCGGAGAAGGCGGAAAGATTGTCCAATCACCATTCATGAGCTCACTCGTACCAATTATTGCAATTCTATTCTTCATTCCTGGTCTCGTATATGGAAAGGTTACAAAAACGATCCGAAATGATAAAGATGTAGCGGACCAGCTTTCTGATACGATGGCATCGATGGGAATGTTCATCGTTCTTGCCTTTACCGCCGGTCAGTTCGTTGCTTATTTTACCGAGTCCAACATGGGAATTGTTTTAGGTGTGCTTGGAGCACAGTTCCTGGAATCTATTAATCTGTCAGGTATTCCTCTAATTATCGGATTTATGCTGGTTGCGGGATTCATTAACTTATTTATCGGAAGTGCTTCCGCTAAATGGGCTATGATGGCACCAGTCTTTGTACCGATTATGATGCAGCTTGGCTATTCCCCAGAACTGACTCAAATGGCTTATCGTATTGCTGATTCCTCAACCAATATCATTACACCGTTAATGACGTATTTTGCCATCATTATTGCTTTTGCACAGAAGTATGATAAAAAAATGGGAATTGGGACAATGATTTCGGTTATGTTCCCATATTCCATATTATTCTTTGTTACATGGTCTCTATTCCTAATCGTATGGATGCTCTTAGGAATCGATCTTGGACCGGGATCTCCAATTACGTATTAA